The Brassica napus cultivar Da-Ae chromosome C7, Da-Ae, whole genome shotgun sequence genome has a segment encoding these proteins:
- the LOC106441960 gene encoding LOW QUALITY PROTEIN: uncharacterized protein LOC106441960 (The sequence of the model RefSeq protein was modified relative to this genomic sequence to represent the inferred CDS: deleted 2 bases in 1 codon; substituted 1 base at 1 genomic stop codon), with protein sequence MDLTVLSDKLNWAFGPLIILFSYNFSESPPRDLXLRCLTGNIISLSLCRPKTLSLGFIISMEKQNPQPVCGKEALLLLNCVTESPYDSEKCIRFLQSLRECVLSKKVNKFVIPSQEHASEGAGGSATKPPS encoded by the exons TATTGTCGGATAAGCTAAACTGGGCTTTTGGCCCATTAATAATTCTGTTCTCTTATAACTTTTCTGAGTCACCGCCTCGGGATCTTTAGTTGAGA TGTCTTACCGGTAACATCATCTCTCTGTCTCTGTGTCGGCCTAAAACCTTGTCTCTAGGGTTTATCATTTCCATGGAGAAACAGAATCCTCAGCCAGTCTGCGGCAAAGAGGCTCTCCTCCTTCTCAATTGCGTCACGGAGTCTCCGTACGATTCAGAGAAATGCATCCGGTTCCTGCAATCTCTCAGAGAATGCGTTCTCTCAAAG AAAGTTAACAAGTTCGTGATACCGAGTCAGGAACATGCCAGTGAGGGAGCAGGAGGCTCAGCTACCAAGCCACCTTCATAA
- the LOC125590094 gene encoding protein trichome birefringence-like 24 produces MKLKVFSVSKIHKNVFLIKLFSAILITGLAFSLFIFHSSDFSPVFASVTGRFEARFLPPKVIVPENEDLIPQDIEIEKCNLFAGKWIPDSSGPTYTNSSCGNLIDGHQNCITNGRPDLDFLYWKWKPHDCLLPRFDPRKFLQLMRNKSWAFIGDSIVRNHVESLLCMLYMVEEPVEVYHDKEYKSKRWHFPIHNLTISNIWSPFLVQAAIFEDSNGVSSAAVQLHLDKLDETWTSLMPTLDYAIISTGKWYLKAAVYHENAKPVGCHICPEKSRLEELGFDHAYNASLRNVMDFIADETNRKGTVFFRTSTPDHFQNGEWHNGGTCRQTEPVSDEEAEMKNVHKILRGLEIGQFERAVREKTGEDGGGGGGGNVKLLDFTGMLLTRPDGHPGAYRAFRPFDKDKNAKVQNDCLHWCLPGPIDYLNDVILETIVNG; encoded by the exons ATGAAGCTGAAGGTGTTCTCAGTCTCCAAGATCCATAAGAATGTGTTCCTCATCAAGCTCTTCTCTGCTATTCTCATAACAGGTCTCGCTTTCAGTCTCTTCATTTTCCACTCCAGCGACTTTTCTCCAGTCTTTGCTTCGGTCACCGGAAGATTCGAAGCACGGTTTCTGCCGCCGAAGGTTATCGTACCGGAAAATGAAGATCTCATTCCTCAGG ATATTGAAATAGAGAAGTGTAATCTCTTCGCTGGTAAATGGATCCCAGATTCATCAGGACCAACCTACACAAACAGCTCATGCGGTAATCTCATCGACGGTCACCAAAACTGCATCACCAACGGCAGGCCTGACCTAGACTTTCTCTACTGGAAATGGAAGCCTCATGACTGTTTGTTACCACGTTTTGATCCTCGAAAGTTTCTTCAACTTATGAGAAATAAATCTTGGGCATTCATCGGTGACTCCATCGTGCGTAACCACGTCGAATCTCTGCTTTGTATGCTCTATATg GTAGAAGAACCGGTTGAAGTGTACCACGACAAGGAGTACAAATCGAAAAGATGGCATTTCCCTATACATAACTTAACTATATCCAACATCTGGTCGCCATTTCTAGTCCAAGCCGCTATTTTTGAAGATTCAAACGGTGTCTCATCCGCAGCGGTCCAGCTACATCTTGACAAACTCGATGAGACATGGACCAGTCTGATGCCTACCCTAGACTATGCAATCATCTCAACCGGTAAATGGTATCTTAAAGCCGCTGTTTACCACGAAAATGCTAAACCGGTCGGTTGCCATATTTGTCCGGAAAAGTCTCGCTTGGAAGAGCTAGGATTCGACCATGCTTATAACGCCTCGCTGCGTAACGTCATGGACTTCATAGCAGATGAAACTAACCGTAAAGGTACGGTGTTTTTCAGGACTTCGACTCCAGACCATTTCCAAAACGGGGAGTGGCATAACGGTGGGACGTGTAGGCAAACCGAGCCGGTGAGTGATGAGGAGGCTGAGATGAAAAACGTACATAAGATACTAAGAGGTTTGGAGATTGGTCAGTTCGAGAGAGCGGTTAGAGAGAAGACGGGTGAggacggtggtggtggtggtggtggtaatGTAAAGCTTTTGGATTTCACCGGAATGTTATTGACTCGACCCGATGGTCATCCGGGTGCGTACCGAGCGTTTAGGCCGTTTGATAAAGACAAAAATGCAAAGGTACAGAATGATTGTCTGCATTGGTGCTTGCCTGGTCCGATTGATTACTTGAATGATGTTATATTGGAGACCATAGTAAATGGCTAA
- the LOC106443726 gene encoding probable WRKY transcription factor 53, translating into MEGKKDMLNWEQKILVSELISGLEAAKKLQARLGEPSSLPPSSSSRAAEMNEILMKQILSSYKKSLAIVNWSSAPPVQLILKAGSIAPVTLIPESPVSINGSPRSEDFLDGGGSSNTHRQDHLFNSKKRKMLPKWTEKVRMSPERGLEGPHQDDVYSWRKYGQKDILGAKFPRSYYRCTHRSTQNCWATKQVQRSDSDSTVFEVTYRGTHTCSRATAAAPPPPASPEKQDTITKPPIAQKPNELLESLKTSLTVRTERLDEGEDVFSLFPNTPPFYDYGTPNDYFGGLMESSPIFDVVDWFNPTVEINPEFPTFLPDSIYY; encoded by the exons ATGGAAGGTAAAAAGGATATGTTAAATTGGGAACAAAAAATACTGGTAAGCGAGCTCATTTCTGGACTTGAGGCGGCCAAAAAGCTTCAGGCACGACTTGGAGAGCCATCATCGTTGCCGCCGTCATCATCATCTCGGGCGGCTGAGATGAACGAGATTCTCATGAAGCAGATACTTTCTTCCTACAAGAAATCTCTTGCCATTGTAAACTGGTCCTCGGCGCCGCCTGTACAGCTTATTCTGAAGGCGGGTTCTATAGCTCCGGTGACACTGATTCCTGAATCTCCGGTGTCGATAAACGGAAGTCCAAGAAGTGAAGATTTCCTTGATGGAGGAGGTTCCAGCAATACTCATCGCCAAGATCACCTTTTCAATTCAAAGAAAAg GAAGATGTTACCAAAGTGGACAGAAAAAGTGAGAATGAGCCCAGAGAGAGGCTTAGAAGGACCTCATCAAGATGACGTCTATAGCTGGAGAAAGTATGGTCAGAAAGACATTTTGGGCGCCAAGTTCCCCAG GAGTTACTACAGATGCACGCACCGTAGCACACAGAACTGTTGGGCAACCAAGCAGGTCCAAAGATCGGACAGTGATTCAACGGTTTTCGAAGTGACGTACAGAGGAACACACACTTGCTCACGTGCGACCGCAGCAGCTCCTCCTCCACCGGCTTCGCCGGAGAAGCAAGACACCATAACCAAACCACCCATAGCTCAAAAGCCTAACGAGCTTCTCGAGAGTCTCAAAACCAGTTTAACTGTTCGAACCGAGCGGCTTGACGAAGGTGAAGACGTTTTCTCGTTGTTCCCCAATACGCCGCCGTTTTATGATTACGGGACTCCCAACGACTATTTCGGCGGACTCATGGAGAGTTCCCCTATCTTCGACGTTGTTGATTGGTTCAATCCAACGGTTGAGATTAACCCGGAGTTTCCCACGTTTTTACCAGACtcgatttattattaa